In Actinoplanes octamycinicus, the genomic window CTGATGAACACCGGCGAACCCAAACCCAGCCCGGGCGGATGTGACAGCGTCTAGCATATCGTCTTTCGGGCTGTCACAATGTGCGGTCATGCAGGCGCGGTCCGCACTCTTCGACCTGTACGGCGACTACCTGCGCACCAGAGGCTCGCGGGCCCCGGTCGCCGCCCTCGTGCGACTGCTCGCTCCGCTCGACATCGCGGCCCCGGCGGTCCGCACGGCGGTGTCGCGAATGGTGCGACAAGGATGGCTGCATCCGTTGCGGCTGGCCGCCGGACCGGGCTATCTGCTCACCCCGAAGGCGGCGCGCCGGCTGGACGAGGCGGCCGCCCGGGTGTACCGAACCGGTCGCGGCGGCTGGGACGGACGGTTCGATCTGGTCCTGATCCGGAACGCGCCGCTGGCCCGCCGGGACGCCGAACGGCTCGCCTTCCTGGGCTACGGACCGCTCAGCGACCAGGTGTGGGTGGCCCCGCGCGCGTCGGACGAGCTGGAGGCGGCGCTGCACGAGGCCGGGACCGGCTACGAGCGGTTCAGCGCCAGCCACACGGCCGGCTCGGCCGGGGCCACCGAGATCGTCGGCAAGGCCTGGGACCTGGACCGGATCGGCCGGTCGTACCAGGAGTTCGAGGCCGAGCTGCGGCCGGTGGTCAAGGCGGTCACCGGGCGCAGCTCCGACGAGGAGGCGTACGCCGCCCGTTTTCGCCTGGTGCACGCCTGGCG contains:
- a CDS encoding PaaX family transcriptional regulator — translated: MQARSALFDLYGDYLRTRGSRAPVAALVRLLAPLDIAAPAVRTAVSRMVRQGWLHPLRLAAGPGYLLTPKAARRLDEAAARVYRTGRGGWDGRFDLVLIRNAPLARRDAERLAFLGYGPLSDQVWVAPRASDELEAALHEAGTGYERFSASHTAGSAGATEIVGKAWDLDRIGRSYQEFEAELRPVVKAVTGRSSDEEAYAARFRLVHAWRSFLFHDPQLPASLLPAGWPGVRAAGFFDKHAARLRPAADRYVERCLHDKGRFAP